In Apium graveolens cultivar Ventura chromosome 10, ASM990537v1, whole genome shotgun sequence, the following are encoded in one genomic region:
- the LOC141692976 gene encoding uncharacterized protein LOC141692976, with translation MMKLSDKYGTVRGNVLMMKPLPTIAQTYRLFAQEEQHKELSSVTQNQAMAFYADKYRTNLGSRNYGLNKSNNSSGIGRQQIYKTEADTSKFGYKANSRTDTSGFKRNQKPAYFCTNCQIPGHSIERCFRIHGFPPGFQNRQERKVAALSHNQIEEPDSDLSDNAGPFAGQTSYSSW, from the exons ATGATGAAGCTATCAGATAAATATGGAACAGTAAGGGGCAATGTGTTAATGATGAAGCCTCTGCCAACAATTGCACAAACATACAGACTCTTTGCACAAGAAGAACAACATAAGGAACTCTCTTCGGTGACTCAAAATCAAGCCATGGCTTTTTATGCAGACAAATATAGGACCAATTTAGGATCAAGGAACTATGGGCTTAACAAATCAAACAACTCTTCTGGAATTGGTAGGCAACAAATCTACAAGACAGAAGCGGATACCTCAAAATTTGGCTACAAAGCTAATTCTAGAACTGATACTAGTGGCTTCAAAAGGAACCAAAAGCCTGCTTACTTCTGCACTAATTGTCAAATTCCTGGACATAGTATTGAGAGATGTTTCAGAATTCATGGATTTCCTCCAGGCTTCCAAAATAGACAGGAAAGGAAGGTTGCTGCATTGTCTCACAATCAAATTGAAGAACCAGACTCGGATTTATCAGATAATGCAG GACCTTTTGCAGGACAAACCTCATATTCTTCTTGGTAG